The Globicephala melas chromosome 20, mGloMel1.2, whole genome shotgun sequence genome contains a region encoding:
- the AATK gene encoding serine/threonine-protein kinase LMTK1 isoform X3, producing the protein MVPGTFQHQCASVGGPACIAGSRLGSGGPVLGSPTWSCAGRRGWAVMLTLSYLITRSAGSIRWASRWHRQEFENAEGEEYPADFSAQGSPAAAAQNGPDVYVLPLTEVSLPMAKQPGRSVQLLKSTDLGRHSLLYLEEIGHGWFGKVFLGEVNSGISSTQVVVKELKVSASVQEQMQFLEEAQPYRALQHSNLLQCLAQCAEVTPYLLVMEFCPMGDLKGYLRSCRVAESMAPDPLTLQRMACEVACGVLHLHRNNYVHSDLALRNCLLTADLTVKIGDYGLSHGKYREDYFVTADQLWVPLRWIAPELVDEVHCNLLVVDQTKASNVWSLGVTIWELFELGAQPYPHHSDRQVLAYAVREQQLKLPKPQLQLTLSDRWYEVMQFCWLQPEQRPTAEEVHLLLSYLCAKGATEAEEEFERRWRSLRPVGGSVGPGLGAAGMALGGMGELAATSSFPLLEQFAGDSFHTDGDDVLTVTETSRGLNFEYKWEAGRGSDAFPPPEGALSPGRDARLQELCVPDGAPPGVVPVLSAHSPSVGSEYFIRLEDPAPAAGHDPDCAGCAPSTLAATLRPDGSDHDDDSDGSTAASLVMEPLLGHAPPADGPWGHCDYHLCRSHARDLPCTSRSPPPETPTLAEPRAEDIDWGVGAFCPPFFEDPLGTSPSASSRAQPSPGGEELGEAGMPRTAQHRHWSSNVSANNNRSNRAPEFWVPGLSGYTDCCPGVKQALQTVPELGHPLIPEDLRESLLGPKGASSGKEMGRCLGLPHLYPTEGLTPAPCLVTSPWTEAARSGGDSPQAEPRLAEEAEGSAGLQLPLPSIPSPSQEGALLPAEEASTPPTLPASPTPTGSPQPATEPVQALDSDSGSSSPELEAPGSEDEDTTEATSGVFTDLSSDGPQAEKPDVTPAFRSLQKQVGTPDSLDSLDIPSSASDGGSEVFSPLAVGPPGGQPRALDSGYDTENYESPEFVLKEAHEPCEPEALEELASEGESPGPETRLSASLGGLSEKNPYRDSAYFSDLDTEPEPPLGPKEKQGGVPVPGPEPDLESLKGPRLPSALPSPELGMLGEAQGSGPREVPPLPLLEDSSPEPSACPRGPRLEPPWPQDPAQVPPMPSPGHSKIFLLTPVRPSSEGHRPELQETLGLLSGSGLQERTGGPGAPRTPLCLALPAVPAAPEGRPEEEEDDSEDSDESDEELRCYSIQEPSEESEEEAPPVPVVVAESQSARNLRSLLKMPSLLSEAFCEDLERKKKAVSFFDDVTVYLFDQESPTRELGEPFPGAKESSPTFPVGSPGSPSTPGRPRRADRSPDGPAAEEGGGFEWDDGLPPTPAQEPAPCVPAAPAKPSPFSRFTVSPAPASRFSITHVTDSDSGSVGGPTAGAGGSCKEA; encoded by the exons GAGTTTGAGAATGCCGAGGGGGAAGAGTACCCGGCCGACTTCTCGGCACAGGGCTCCCCGGCAGCAGCGGCTCAGAACGGGCCCGACGtgtatgtcctgccactcaccGAGGTCTCCCTGCCTATGGCCAAGCAGCCCGGGCGTTCAG TGCAGCTGCTCAAGTCCACAGATCTGGGCCGGCACAGCCTCCTGTACCTGGAGGAGATTGGCCACGGCTGGTTTGGGAAG GTATTCCTCGGGGAGGTGAACTCGGGCATCAGTAGCACCCAGGTGGTGGTGAAGGAGCTGAAGGTGAGCGCCAGCGTGCAGGAGCAGATGCAGTTCCTGGAGGAGGCGCAGCCCTACAG GGCCTTGCAGCACAGCAACCTGCTCCAGTGCCTGGCCCAGTGCGCCGAGGTGACGCCCTACCTGCTGGTGATGGAGTTCTGCCCGATG GGGGACCTCAAGGGCTACCTGCGGAGCTGTCGGGTGGCAGAGTCCATGGCGCCCGACCCTCTGACCCTGCAGCGCATGGCCTGTGAGGTGGCCTGTGGCGTCCTGCACCTGCATCGCAACAACTACGTGCACAG TGACCTGGCTCTGAGGAACTGCCTGCTCACAGCCGACCTGACGGTGAAGATCGGCGACTATGGCCTGTCTCACGGCAAATACAGG GAGGACTACTTTGTGACGGCTGACCAGCTGTGGGTGCCACTGCGCTGGATCGCGCCTGAGCTGGTGGACGAGGTGCACTGCAACCTGCTGGTGGTGGACCAGACCAAGGCCAGCAACGTGTG GTCCCTGGGCGTGACCATCTGGGAGCTCTTCGAGCTGGGAGCGCAGCCCTATCCGCACCACTCCGACCGGCAGGTGCTGGCCTATGCGGTCCGGGAGCAGCAGCTCAAGCTGCCCAAGCCCCAGCTGCAGCTGACCCTCTCTGACCGCTG GTATGAGGTGATGCAGTTCTGCTGGCTTCAGCCTGAGCAGCGGCCGACGGCCGAGGAGGTGCACCTGCTGCTGTCCTACCTGTGTGCCAAGGGTGCCACCGAGGCAGAGGAGGAGTTTGAGCGGCGCTGGCGCTCACTGCGGCCTGTGGGGGGCAGCGTGGGCCCCGGGCTGGGGGCGGCAGGCATGGCACTGGGGGGCATGGGCGAGCTTGCGGCCACCTCATCCTTTCCACTGCTGGAGCAGTTTGCTGGCGACAGCTTCCACACGGATGGTGATGACGTGCTGACGGTGACTGAGACGAGCCGTGGCCTCAACTTCGAGTACAAGTGGGAAGCCGGCCGCGGCTCCGATGCCTTCCCGCCACCTGAGGGCGCACTGAGCCCGGGCCGAGACGCGCGTCTGCAGGAGCTCTGCGTCCCTGACGGTGCTCCCCCAGGCGTGGTGCCGGTGCTCAGTGCTCACAGCCCCTCGGTGGGCAGCGAGTACTTCATCCGCCTGGAAGACCCCGCGCCTGCCGCAGGCCACGACCCCGACTGTGCCGGCTGTGCCCCCAGCACCCTCGCTGCCACCCTGCGCCCCGACGGCAGTGACCATGATGACGACTCTGACGGCAGTACGGCCGCCTCGCTGGTCATGGAGCCACTGCTGGGCCACGCGCCGCCCGCTGATGGCCCCTGGGGCCACTGCGACTACCACCTATGCAGGAGCCATGCCCGTGACCTGCCTTGCACCTCACGCTCACCCCCCCCGGAGACCCCGACGCTGGCGGAGCCCAGAGCAGAGGATATTGACTGGGGCGTGGGGGCATTCTGCCCGCCCTTCTTTGAGGACCCGCTGGGCACATCCCCCTCCGCGAGCTCCAGGGCCCAACCATCCCCAGGTGGGGAAGAGCTGGGAGAGGCTGGGATGCCCAGGACTGCCCAGCACAGACACTGGAGCTCCAATGTATCTGCAAACAACAACCGCAGCAACCGAGCACCAGAATTCTGGGTCCCGGGCCTCTCAGGTTACACGGACTGCTGCCCTGGTGTGAAGCAGGCCCTACAGACCGTCCCTGAGCTGGGCCATCCTCTGATCCCAGAGGACCTCAGAGAGTCTCTCCTTGGGCCAAAGGGGGCCTCCTCTGGTAAGGAGATGGGCCGCTGCCTTGGCCTCCCCCATCTGTATCCTACTGAGGGCCTGACACCTGCCCCGTGCCTGGTCACATCCCCGTGGACAGAGGCAGCCAGAAGTGGTGGTGACAGCCCCCAGGCAGAGCCCAGGCTTGCAGAGGAGGCCGAGGGCTCTGCTGGACTCCAGCtgccccttccctccatcccaTCCCCATCCCAAGAGGGAGCCCTGCTTCCTGCCGAGGAGGCCAGCACCCCGCCCACCCTGCCTGCTTCACCCACGCCCACTGGCAGCCCACAGCCTGCCACTGAGCCAGTCCAGGCCCTGGACAGCGACAGTGGCAGCAGCTCCCCTGAGCTGGAGGCACCAGGCAGTGAAGACGAAGACACGACTGAGGCCACTTCTGGTGTCTTCACTGACTTGTCCAGCGACGGCCCGCAGGCTGAGAAACCAGATGTGACACCAGCCTTCCGCTCCCTACAGAAGCAGGTGGGGACCCCCGACTCCTTGGACTCCCTGGACATCCCATCCTCAGCCAGTGATGGCGGCTCTGAGGTCTTCAGCCCATTAGCTGTTGGCCCCCCTGGCGGGCAGCCCCGAGCCCTGGACAGCGGCTATGACACAGAGAACTATGAGTCCCCTGAGTTTGTACTCAAGGAGGCCCATGAGCCCTGTGAGCCTGAGGCCTTGGAGGAGCTGGCCTCAGAGGGTGAGAGCCCCGGGCCAGAGACTCGTCTCTCCGCCTCCCTGGGTGGCCTCAGCGAGAAGAATCCTTACCGCGACTCTGCCTACTTCTCAGACCTGGACACGGAGCCAGAGCCCCCCTTGGGCCCCAAGGAGAAGCAAGGAGGTGTCCCAGTCCCCGGGCCAGAGCCCGATCTGGAGAGCCTGAAGGGCCCCAGGCTGCCGTCTGCACTGCCCTCCCCTGAGTTGGGGATGCTTGGGGAGGCACAGGGCTCTGGCCCCAGGGAGGTGCCGCCACTGCCACTGCTTGAGGACTCTTCCCCAGAGCCAAGCGCCTGCCCCAGGGGCCCCAGGCTGGAGCCTCCCTGGCCCCAAGACCCAGCCCAGGTGCCACCCATGCCCAGCCCCGGGCACTCTAAGATTTTCCTGCTGACTCCGGTCCGGCCCAGCTCAGAAGGCCACCGCCCCGAGCTCCAGGAGACCCTGGGACTGCTGTCAGGGTCGGGCCTGCAGGAACGGACAGGGGGTCCAGGTGCCCCCAGAACCCCACTCTGCCTGGCCCTGCCGGCAGTCCCCGCGGCTCCAGAGGGGCGGCCGGAGGAGGAAGAGGACGACAGCGAAGACAGTGACGAGTCGGACGAGGAGCTCCGCTGCTACAGCATCCAGGAGCCGAGCGAGGAGAGCGAGGAGGAGGCGCCGCCTGTGCCAGTGGTGGTGGCGGAGAGCCAGAGTGCGCGCAACCTGCGCAGCCTGCTTAAGATGCCCAGCCTCCTGTCTGAGGCCTTCTGCGAGGACCTGGAGCGCAAGAAGAAAGCCGTGTCCTTCTTCGACGACGTCACCGTCTACCTCTTCGACCAG GAAAGCCCCACCCGGGAGCTCGGGGAGCCCTTCCCTGGCGCCAAGGAGTCGTCCCCCACGTTCCCGGTGGGCAGCCCGGGCTCCCCCAGCACCCCCGGCCGGCCTCGGCGGGCTGACCGCTCCCCCGACGGCCCCGCGGCCGAAGAGG GCGGAGGGTTCGAGTGGGACGATGGCCTCCCGCCGACGCCGGCCCAGGAGCCTGCCCCGTGCGTCCCCGCTGCGCCCGCCAAGCCCAGCCCCTTCTCTCGCTTCACTGTCTCACCAGCGCCTGCGTCCCGCTTCTCCATCACACACGTCACCGACTCGGACTCCGGGTCCGTGGGAG GTCCTACAGCAGGTGCTGGGGGCAGCTGTAAAGAGGCCTGA
- the AATK gene encoding serine/threonine-protein kinase LMTK1 isoform X2: MGRGSWPPAAPPPTSAAYPALSLVGVDVGGLRLGEAWLPWGSRPPPLRLCPWEVNPHSPPNTNQTPPSWGSWCPCGGGSRGVGSVLCPEERGGGWRGQLAGLLGGAGLWEERGLSELACTPCSLPALPPVPPPSGEPWSSPRVSPIWPRSLRMPRGKSTRPTSRHRAPRQQRLRTGPTCMSCHSPRSPCLWPSSPGVQAGNPHGRCRAHTPEVKVQLLKSTDLGRHSLLYLEEIGHGWFGKVFLGEVNSGISSTQVVVKELKVSASVQEQMQFLEEAQPYRALQHSNLLQCLAQCAEVTPYLLVMEFCPMGDLKGYLRSCRVAESMAPDPLTLQRMACEVACGVLHLHRNNYVHSDLALRNCLLTADLTVKIGDYGLSHGKYREDYFVTADQLWVPLRWIAPELVDEVHCNLLVVDQTKASNVWSLGVTIWELFELGAQPYPHHSDRQVLAYAVREQQLKLPKPQLQLTLSDRWYEVMQFCWLQPEQRPTAEEVHLLLSYLCAKGATEAEEEFERRWRSLRPVGGSVGPGLGAAGMALGGMGELAATSSFPLLEQFAGDSFHTDGDDVLTVTETSRGLNFEYKWEAGRGSDAFPPPEGALSPGRDARLQELCVPDGAPPGVVPVLSAHSPSVGSEYFIRLEDPAPAAGHDPDCAGCAPSTLAATLRPDGSDHDDDSDGSTAASLVMEPLLGHAPPADGPWGHCDYHLCRSHARDLPCTSRSPPPETPTLAEPRAEDIDWGVGAFCPPFFEDPLGTSPSASSRAQPSPGGEELGEAGMPRTAQHRHWSSNVSANNNRSNRAPEFWVPGLSGYTDCCPGVKQALQTVPELGHPLIPEDLRESLLGPKGASSGKEMGRCLGLPHLYPTEGLTPAPCLVTSPWTEAARSGGDSPQAEPRLAEEAEGSAGLQLPLPSIPSPSQEGALLPAEEASTPPTLPASPTPTGSPQPATEPVQALDSDSGSSSPELEAPGSEDEDTTEATSGVFTDLSSDGPQAEKPDVTPAFRSLQKQVGTPDSLDSLDIPSSASDGGSEVFSPLAVGPPGGQPRALDSGYDTENYESPEFVLKEAHEPCEPEALEELASEGESPGPETRLSASLGGLSEKNPYRDSAYFSDLDTEPEPPLGPKEKQGGVPVPGPEPDLESLKGPRLPSALPSPELGMLGEAQGSGPREVPPLPLLEDSSPEPSACPRGPRLEPPWPQDPAQVPPMPSPGHSKIFLLTPVRPSSEGHRPELQETLGLLSGSGLQERTGGPGAPRTPLCLALPAVPAAPEGRPEEEEDDSEDSDESDEELRCYSIQEPSEESEEEAPPVPVVVAESQSARNLRSLLKMPSLLSEAFCEDLERKKKAVSFFDDVTVYLFDQESPTRELGEPFPGAKESSPTFPVGSPGSPSTPGRPRRADRSPDGPAAEEGGGFEWDDGLPPTPAQEPAPCVPAAPAKPSPFSRFTVSPAPASRFSITHVTDSDSGSVGGPTAGAGGSCKEA, translated from the exons ATGGGCAGGGGCAGCTGGCCTccagccgcccccccccccaccagtgCTGCCTACCCTGCCCTGAGCCTGGTAGGCGTGGATGTGGGTGGGCTGAGGCTGGGCGAGGCATGGCTGCCCTGGGGCTCACGGCCACCACCCTTGAGGCTCTGCCCGTGGGAGGTGaatccccactccccacccaacACAAACCAAACCCCGCCCTCCTGGGGCAGCTGGTGCCCCTGCGGAGGGGGCAGCCGAGGAGTGGGGTCTGTTCTCTGCCCTGAGGAGCGAGGAGGTGGGTGGAGGGGGCAGCTGGCAGGGCTGCTGGGGGGAGCGGGGCTCTGGGAAGAAAGGGGCCTTTCAGAGCTGGCCTGCACCCCTTgttctctccctgccctgccccctgtccctcccccttctggggagccctGGAGCTCACCGCGTGTGTCACCCATTTGGCCCAGGAGTTTGAGAATGCCGAGGGGGAAGAGTACCCGGCCGACTTCTCGGCACAGGGCTCCCCGGCAGCAGCGGCTCAGAACGGGCCCGACGtgtatgtcctgccactcaccGAGGTCTCCCTGCCTATGGCCAAGCAGCCCGGGCGTTCAG GCTGGCAACCCACATGGCAGATGCAGGGCCCACACTCCAGAGGTTAAAG TGCAGCTGCTCAAGTCCACAGATCTGGGCCGGCACAGCCTCCTGTACCTGGAGGAGATTGGCCACGGCTGGTTTGGGAAG GTATTCCTCGGGGAGGTGAACTCGGGCATCAGTAGCACCCAGGTGGTGGTGAAGGAGCTGAAGGTGAGCGCCAGCGTGCAGGAGCAGATGCAGTTCCTGGAGGAGGCGCAGCCCTACAG GGCCTTGCAGCACAGCAACCTGCTCCAGTGCCTGGCCCAGTGCGCCGAGGTGACGCCCTACCTGCTGGTGATGGAGTTCTGCCCGATG GGGGACCTCAAGGGCTACCTGCGGAGCTGTCGGGTGGCAGAGTCCATGGCGCCCGACCCTCTGACCCTGCAGCGCATGGCCTGTGAGGTGGCCTGTGGCGTCCTGCACCTGCATCGCAACAACTACGTGCACAG TGACCTGGCTCTGAGGAACTGCCTGCTCACAGCCGACCTGACGGTGAAGATCGGCGACTATGGCCTGTCTCACGGCAAATACAGG GAGGACTACTTTGTGACGGCTGACCAGCTGTGGGTGCCACTGCGCTGGATCGCGCCTGAGCTGGTGGACGAGGTGCACTGCAACCTGCTGGTGGTGGACCAGACCAAGGCCAGCAACGTGTG GTCCCTGGGCGTGACCATCTGGGAGCTCTTCGAGCTGGGAGCGCAGCCCTATCCGCACCACTCCGACCGGCAGGTGCTGGCCTATGCGGTCCGGGAGCAGCAGCTCAAGCTGCCCAAGCCCCAGCTGCAGCTGACCCTCTCTGACCGCTG GTATGAGGTGATGCAGTTCTGCTGGCTTCAGCCTGAGCAGCGGCCGACGGCCGAGGAGGTGCACCTGCTGCTGTCCTACCTGTGTGCCAAGGGTGCCACCGAGGCAGAGGAGGAGTTTGAGCGGCGCTGGCGCTCACTGCGGCCTGTGGGGGGCAGCGTGGGCCCCGGGCTGGGGGCGGCAGGCATGGCACTGGGGGGCATGGGCGAGCTTGCGGCCACCTCATCCTTTCCACTGCTGGAGCAGTTTGCTGGCGACAGCTTCCACACGGATGGTGATGACGTGCTGACGGTGACTGAGACGAGCCGTGGCCTCAACTTCGAGTACAAGTGGGAAGCCGGCCGCGGCTCCGATGCCTTCCCGCCACCTGAGGGCGCACTGAGCCCGGGCCGAGACGCGCGTCTGCAGGAGCTCTGCGTCCCTGACGGTGCTCCCCCAGGCGTGGTGCCGGTGCTCAGTGCTCACAGCCCCTCGGTGGGCAGCGAGTACTTCATCCGCCTGGAAGACCCCGCGCCTGCCGCAGGCCACGACCCCGACTGTGCCGGCTGTGCCCCCAGCACCCTCGCTGCCACCCTGCGCCCCGACGGCAGTGACCATGATGACGACTCTGACGGCAGTACGGCCGCCTCGCTGGTCATGGAGCCACTGCTGGGCCACGCGCCGCCCGCTGATGGCCCCTGGGGCCACTGCGACTACCACCTATGCAGGAGCCATGCCCGTGACCTGCCTTGCACCTCACGCTCACCCCCCCCGGAGACCCCGACGCTGGCGGAGCCCAGAGCAGAGGATATTGACTGGGGCGTGGGGGCATTCTGCCCGCCCTTCTTTGAGGACCCGCTGGGCACATCCCCCTCCGCGAGCTCCAGGGCCCAACCATCCCCAGGTGGGGAAGAGCTGGGAGAGGCTGGGATGCCCAGGACTGCCCAGCACAGACACTGGAGCTCCAATGTATCTGCAAACAACAACCGCAGCAACCGAGCACCAGAATTCTGGGTCCCGGGCCTCTCAGGTTACACGGACTGCTGCCCTGGTGTGAAGCAGGCCCTACAGACCGTCCCTGAGCTGGGCCATCCTCTGATCCCAGAGGACCTCAGAGAGTCTCTCCTTGGGCCAAAGGGGGCCTCCTCTGGTAAGGAGATGGGCCGCTGCCTTGGCCTCCCCCATCTGTATCCTACTGAGGGCCTGACACCTGCCCCGTGCCTGGTCACATCCCCGTGGACAGAGGCAGCCAGAAGTGGTGGTGACAGCCCCCAGGCAGAGCCCAGGCTTGCAGAGGAGGCCGAGGGCTCTGCTGGACTCCAGCtgccccttccctccatcccaTCCCCATCCCAAGAGGGAGCCCTGCTTCCTGCCGAGGAGGCCAGCACCCCGCCCACCCTGCCTGCTTCACCCACGCCCACTGGCAGCCCACAGCCTGCCACTGAGCCAGTCCAGGCCCTGGACAGCGACAGTGGCAGCAGCTCCCCTGAGCTGGAGGCACCAGGCAGTGAAGACGAAGACACGACTGAGGCCACTTCTGGTGTCTTCACTGACTTGTCCAGCGACGGCCCGCAGGCTGAGAAACCAGATGTGACACCAGCCTTCCGCTCCCTACAGAAGCAGGTGGGGACCCCCGACTCCTTGGACTCCCTGGACATCCCATCCTCAGCCAGTGATGGCGGCTCTGAGGTCTTCAGCCCATTAGCTGTTGGCCCCCCTGGCGGGCAGCCCCGAGCCCTGGACAGCGGCTATGACACAGAGAACTATGAGTCCCCTGAGTTTGTACTCAAGGAGGCCCATGAGCCCTGTGAGCCTGAGGCCTTGGAGGAGCTGGCCTCAGAGGGTGAGAGCCCCGGGCCAGAGACTCGTCTCTCCGCCTCCCTGGGTGGCCTCAGCGAGAAGAATCCTTACCGCGACTCTGCCTACTTCTCAGACCTGGACACGGAGCCAGAGCCCCCCTTGGGCCCCAAGGAGAAGCAAGGAGGTGTCCCAGTCCCCGGGCCAGAGCCCGATCTGGAGAGCCTGAAGGGCCCCAGGCTGCCGTCTGCACTGCCCTCCCCTGAGTTGGGGATGCTTGGGGAGGCACAGGGCTCTGGCCCCAGGGAGGTGCCGCCACTGCCACTGCTTGAGGACTCTTCCCCAGAGCCAAGCGCCTGCCCCAGGGGCCCCAGGCTGGAGCCTCCCTGGCCCCAAGACCCAGCCCAGGTGCCACCCATGCCCAGCCCCGGGCACTCTAAGATTTTCCTGCTGACTCCGGTCCGGCCCAGCTCAGAAGGCCACCGCCCCGAGCTCCAGGAGACCCTGGGACTGCTGTCAGGGTCGGGCCTGCAGGAACGGACAGGGGGTCCAGGTGCCCCCAGAACCCCACTCTGCCTGGCCCTGCCGGCAGTCCCCGCGGCTCCAGAGGGGCGGCCGGAGGAGGAAGAGGACGACAGCGAAGACAGTGACGAGTCGGACGAGGAGCTCCGCTGCTACAGCATCCAGGAGCCGAGCGAGGAGAGCGAGGAGGAGGCGCCGCCTGTGCCAGTGGTGGTGGCGGAGAGCCAGAGTGCGCGCAACCTGCGCAGCCTGCTTAAGATGCCCAGCCTCCTGTCTGAGGCCTTCTGCGAGGACCTGGAGCGCAAGAAGAAAGCCGTGTCCTTCTTCGACGACGTCACCGTCTACCTCTTCGACCAG GAAAGCCCCACCCGGGAGCTCGGGGAGCCCTTCCCTGGCGCCAAGGAGTCGTCCCCCACGTTCCCGGTGGGCAGCCCGGGCTCCCCCAGCACCCCCGGCCGGCCTCGGCGGGCTGACCGCTCCCCCGACGGCCCCGCGGCCGAAGAGG GCGGAGGGTTCGAGTGGGACGATGGCCTCCCGCCGACGCCGGCCCAGGAGCCTGCCCCGTGCGTCCCCGCTGCGCCCGCCAAGCCCAGCCCCTTCTCTCGCTTCACTGTCTCACCAGCGCCTGCGTCCCGCTTCTCCATCACACACGTCACCGACTCGGACTCCGGGTCCGTGGGAG GTCCTACAGCAGGTGCTGGGGGCAGCTGTAAAGAGGCCTGA